One Amycolatopsis sp. NBC_00355 genomic window carries:
- a CDS encoding SIR2 family protein, giving the protein MSEEFISKIVEPGAFDKGDTFSFESQPYLAELFQTVRDRSCPLTIVVGAGVSMNSSLPSWSSLIEKMTEAIEDKDIRRIAAADKSDPMRKAEIVLQLIKEANHNIQDHEVIRDALYQRDLHVTPGSLAKSIARLTYTRRADSRLLTTNFDIILEQALQAYYAKGHVDSFSIRPGGKEAWSAWNEDPDHVGVLHLHGLVRQAQNPEEPIILTESQFLEHGAQVRSILAEAMQDSCTIFIGLSVSDPNLVGPLYASADTGAPRFSLVVPSSVSGVSPTLAAKYAIKSARHLEEKLGLKPIFLKSYSQLNQAISDLALAVVEPERYRHEQPAEDSLVYSRRFTKALDDCYTAVGCAPRAEIPAGQAAEDLTTRLHRALSIPGGPRDVLGKLSQDYEDHVLGGNTGENFGLFLWLRSRDLEHGRHRYTINLVGTSVYTHREEWSLRHHITIDPDSDFAAAQAVFTGIPQAANLTPSPVAQIWRGILAAPILMSGTGSEKRIGHDMADILTVGAITLNSTYVIQANGEDVPPGDLSLISKLDSARQNQVLVSLQRAATHAINLR; this is encoded by the coding sequence ATGTCAGAGGAATTCATCTCCAAAATCGTCGAGCCCGGCGCCTTCGACAAAGGGGACACGTTTTCCTTCGAGTCGCAGCCGTACCTCGCGGAGCTGTTCCAGACGGTGCGCGACCGCTCCTGCCCGCTGACCATCGTGGTCGGCGCGGGCGTCTCGATGAATTCGAGCCTGCCGTCGTGGTCGTCGCTGATCGAGAAGATGACCGAAGCGATCGAGGACAAGGACATCCGGCGGATCGCGGCGGCGGACAAGTCCGATCCCATGCGCAAGGCCGAGATCGTGCTGCAGCTGATCAAGGAGGCCAACCACAACATCCAGGACCACGAAGTCATCCGGGACGCGCTCTACCAGCGGGATCTGCACGTGACGCCGGGGTCGCTGGCCAAGTCGATCGCCCGGCTGACCTACACCCGGCGGGCCGACAGCCGCCTGCTCACCACGAACTTCGACATCATCCTCGAACAGGCGCTGCAGGCCTACTACGCCAAAGGCCACGTCGATTCCTTCTCGATCCGGCCCGGCGGAAAGGAAGCGTGGAGCGCGTGGAACGAGGATCCCGACCACGTCGGCGTCCTGCACCTGCACGGTCTCGTCCGGCAGGCGCAGAATCCCGAAGAACCGATCATCCTCACCGAATCCCAATTCCTCGAACACGGCGCGCAGGTGCGGTCGATCCTCGCCGAAGCGATGCAGGACTCCTGCACGATCTTCATCGGGCTGAGCGTGTCCGACCCGAACCTCGTGGGCCCGCTCTACGCCAGCGCGGACACGGGCGCACCGCGGTTCTCCCTGGTGGTGCCTTCGAGCGTCAGCGGCGTCTCACCGACCCTCGCCGCGAAGTACGCCATCAAGTCGGCCCGGCATCTCGAGGAAAAACTGGGGCTCAAGCCCATCTTCCTGAAGTCGTACTCCCAGCTGAACCAGGCGATCTCCGACCTCGCCCTGGCGGTCGTGGAGCCGGAACGCTACCGGCACGAACAGCCCGCCGAAGACTCCCTGGTCTACAGCCGGCGGTTCACGAAGGCGCTGGACGACTGCTACACGGCCGTCGGCTGCGCTCCCCGGGCCGAGATCCCGGCCGGTCAGGCCGCGGAAGACCTGACGACGAGACTGCACCGCGCCCTGAGCATCCCCGGCGGTCCGCGGGACGTGCTCGGCAAGCTTTCGCAGGACTACGAAGACCACGTGCTCGGCGGCAACACGGGTGAGAACTTCGGCCTTTTCCTCTGGCTCCGCAGCCGCGACCTCGAGCACGGCCGCCACCGGTACACCATCAACCTCGTCGGGACTTCCGTTTACACCCACCGCGAAGAATGGTCGCTCCGGCACCACATCACGATCGACCCGGATTCGGACTTCGCCGCGGCGCAAGCGGTTTTCACCGGAATTCCGCAGGCCGCGAACCTCACGCCGTCACCGGTCGCGCAGATCTGGCGCGGTATTCTGGCGGCGCCGATCCTGATGTCCGGGACGGGCAGCGAAAAACGCATCGGCCACGACATGGCGGACATTCTTACGGTGGGCGCGATCACCCTGAATTCCACTTACGTCATCCAGGCCAACGGGGAAGACGTGCCCCCCGGGGATCTGTCCCTGATCAGCAAGCTCGACTCGGCGCGGCAGAACCAGGTGCTCGTCAGCCTCCAGCGCGCGGCCACGCACGCCATCAACCTGAGGTGA
- a CDS encoding SAM-dependent methyltransferase: protein MTGTHRQWDIVTSVGLTALAVAAARAIATESAGGLVDDPFAAEFVRAANPPKPLPTGPSDVAGDEMWRAMAAYMGLRSRFFDEVVVTSDAPQVVILAAGLDARAYRLDLDGRDVYEVDQPRVLEFKQQVLDDVGALPHGHRHPVAADLRDDWPTALEEAGFDRTRPTVWLAEGLLPYLPARAEEELFELVHARSAPGSRFGVEQVPGGDVEGMNRSMEAMQAAERLGISMAGLLNTEPRRDPASWLDGQGWRVTTDIADALAARYRRPLPAFLNDTMAKAELIRADLPYSQ, encoded by the coding sequence ATGACCGGGACGCACCGGCAGTGGGACATCGTCACCAGCGTCGGCCTGACCGCGCTCGCGGTCGCGGCGGCACGGGCGATCGCGACGGAATCCGCCGGCGGCCTGGTCGACGACCCGTTCGCGGCCGAGTTCGTCCGCGCGGCGAACCCGCCCAAGCCGCTGCCGACCGGCCCGTCCGACGTGGCCGGCGACGAGATGTGGCGGGCGATGGCCGCGTACATGGGCCTGCGGTCCCGGTTCTTCGACGAAGTGGTCGTGACGTCCGACGCCCCGCAGGTGGTCATCCTCGCCGCCGGCCTCGACGCCCGCGCCTACCGGCTCGACCTGGACGGCCGCGACGTCTACGAGGTCGACCAGCCGCGCGTGCTGGAGTTCAAGCAGCAGGTGCTCGACGACGTCGGCGCGCTGCCCCACGGCCACCGCCACCCCGTCGCGGCGGACCTGCGCGACGACTGGCCCACCGCGCTGGAGGAGGCGGGCTTCGACCGCACCCGCCCGACCGTCTGGCTGGCCGAAGGCCTCCTGCCGTACCTGCCCGCGCGGGCCGAGGAGGAACTGTTCGAACTCGTGCACGCCCGCTCCGCGCCGGGCAGCCGCTTCGGCGTCGAGCAGGTCCCGGGCGGCGACGTCGAGGGCATGAACCGGAGCATGGAGGCGATGCAGGCCGCCGAACGCCTCGGCATCAGCATGGCGGGCCTGCTCAACACCGAGCCCCGCCGCGACCCGGCGTCCTGGCTGGACGGCCAGGGCTGGCGCGTCACCACCGACATCGCCGACGCCCTGGCCGCGCGGTACCGCCGTCCCCTGCCCGCGTTCCTCAACGACACGATGGCGAAAGCGGAGCTGATCCGCGCCGACCTGCCGTATTCGCAGTAG